A region of Shewanella psychromarinicola DNA encodes the following proteins:
- a CDS encoding glycosyltransferase family protein codes for MADFYQNGIVTTMHNLTRRTHEELETELIKFSKTRPLGLILPSLYSELEGDALKDIVSKLKEVPYLNEIVIGLDRADLKQYKHALRFFGDLPQHHRILWNDGPRLQALDAKLQTLGLAPKELGKGRNVWYCMGYILASGKTESVALHDCDIVTYEKSLLARLLYPVANPKFNYEFSKGYYARISNGQINGRVSRLLVTPLIKALKKVVGYNEYLDYMDSFRYPLAGEFSFRRDVLNDLRIPSDWGLEIGVLSEMQRNYAHNRICQVDIADNYDHKHQDLSLDNEEEGLSKMSIDITKAFFRKLATQGNTFSTESFRTLKATYYRIALDYVETYHNDAIMNGLTTDIHLEEKAVEMFAQNIVTAGQRFLDNPMETPFMPTWSRVVSAMPDVLEQLKAAVEADHAEFS; via the coding sequence ATGGCCGATTTTTATCAAAATGGCATTGTCACCACAATGCACAATTTAACCCGACGTACCCATGAAGAGCTTGAAACAGAGTTAATTAAGTTTTCAAAAACACGGCCATTAGGATTAATACTGCCCTCTCTTTATTCTGAGTTAGAAGGTGACGCGCTTAAAGATATTGTTAGTAAATTGAAAGAGGTACCCTACTTAAACGAAATTGTGATTGGATTAGACCGAGCCGATCTCAAGCAATATAAACATGCACTGCGCTTTTTTGGCGATTTACCCCAACATCACCGCATTTTGTGGAATGACGGCCCACGTTTACAAGCGCTGGATGCAAAACTGCAAACCTTAGGTTTAGCGCCTAAAGAATTGGGTAAAGGCCGTAATGTTTGGTATTGCATGGGCTATATTCTGGCCTCTGGAAAAACTGAATCGGTTGCCTTGCACGACTGCGATATTGTCACCTATGAAAAGTCATTGCTGGCACGTTTACTTTATCCTGTGGCCAACCCGAAGTTTAATTACGAGTTTAGTAAAGGCTATTATGCGCGTATTTCCAATGGGCAAATTAATGGCCGAGTGTCACGGCTGTTAGTCACTCCGTTGATTAAAGCGCTTAAAAAAGTGGTCGGTTATAACGAATATTTAGACTATATGGACAGTTTTCGTTATCCATTAGCGGGCGAGTTTTCATTTAGACGCGATGTACTCAACGACCTACGGATCCCAAGTGACTGGGGATTAGAAATTGGTGTGTTATCAGAAATGCAGCGCAATTATGCCCATAATCGTATTTGTCAGGTCGATATCGCCGACAATTACGATCATAAACATCAAGACCTATCATTAGATAACGAAGAAGAGGGTCTGTCTAAAATGTCGATTGATATCACCAAAGCCTTCTTTCGTAAACTTGCCACTCAAGGCAATACTTTTAGCACCGAATCGTTCCGAACCCTTAAGGCGACTTATTACCGTATCGCCCTAGATTATGTCGAAACCTATCATAACGATGCGATAATGAACGGCTTAACCACGGATATTCATTTAGAAGAAAAAGCCGTTGAAATGTTTGCCCAAAATATTGTAACGGCAGGGCAGCGCTTTTTAGATAACCCAATGGAAACCCCCTTTATGCCAACATGGAGTCGAGTAGTCAGTGCCATGCCAGATGTACTTGAGCAACTAAAAGCCGCCGTTGAAGCCGATCACGCCGAGTTTAGTTAA
- the rfbB gene encoding dTDP-glucose 4,6-dehydratase: protein MKILVTGGAGFIGSAVVRHIINITKDSVINVDKLTYAGNLESLKSIESNDRYVFEQVDICDRAELDRVFSTHKPDAVMHLAAESHVDRSITGPSDFIQTNIVGTYTLLEATREYWNTLADDAKKAFRFHHISTDEVYGDLPHPDEQDGQSCNEALPLFTEETSYAPSSPYSASKASSDHLVRAWLRTYGLPTIVTNCSNNYGPYHFPEKLIPLVILNALEGKSLPIYGKGDQIRDWLYVEDHARALYKVVTSGKVGETYNIGGHNEKQNIEVVKTICSILDTLVPKDALYAEQITYVTDRPGHDRRYAIDASKMSNELNWQPEETFETGLRKTIEWYLTNQTWCQHVQDGSYQRERLGI from the coding sequence ATGAAAATTCTAGTTACAGGCGGAGCAGGCTTTATTGGCTCTGCAGTAGTGCGTCATATCATCAATATTACCAAAGACAGCGTCATTAATGTTGATAAATTGACCTATGCCGGTAACCTTGAATCTTTGAAAAGTATCGAGTCAAATGACCGTTATGTTTTCGAACAAGTCGATATTTGTGATCGTGCTGAATTAGATCGGGTTTTTAGTACTCATAAACCTGATGCCGTTATGCATCTTGCAGCCGAATCTCATGTTGACCGTTCAATTACCGGGCCATCAGACTTTATTCAAACAAATATTGTTGGTACCTACACACTCCTTGAAGCGACAAGAGAGTATTGGAATACTTTAGCTGATGATGCTAAAAAAGCATTTCGTTTCCATCATATCTCAACAGACGAAGTATATGGCGATTTACCTCACCCAGATGAACAAGATGGTCAAAGTTGTAATGAAGCGCTGCCATTATTTACCGAAGAAACTTCTTATGCGCCAAGCAGTCCTTATTCAGCATCTAAAGCTTCAAGCGACCACTTAGTTAGAGCTTGGTTACGTACGTACGGTTTACCCACCATTGTAACGAACTGCTCTAACAACTACGGTCCGTATCACTTTCCTGAGAAGTTAATTCCTTTAGTAATTCTAAATGCGTTAGAAGGCAAGTCACTTCCAATCTACGGCAAAGGTGATCAAATACGTGATTGGCTCTATGTAGAAGACCATGCTCGTGCACTTTATAAAGTAGTGACCTCCGGTAAAGTCGGTGAGACTTACAATATTGGTGGTCACAACGAGAAACAAAATATTGAAGTGGTCAAAACTATTTGCAGTATTCTAGACACCCTAGTGCCTAAAGATGCGTTATACGCTGAGCAAATCACATATGTCACAGACCGCCCCGGTCACGACCGTCGTTATGCGATTGATGCCAGTAAAATGAGCAATGAGCTTAACTGGCAACCAGAAGAAACATTTGAAACGGGTTTACGTAAAACCATTGAATGGTATCTGACTAACCAGACATGGTGTCAACATGTGCAAGATGGTAGCTACCAACGCGAACGTTTAGGTATTTAG
- a CDS encoding Wzz/FepE/Etk N-terminal domain-containing protein, with the protein MMNNKNKQLNPDAQFQPYATQPMGSAQDDEIDLRELFSVIWQGKWLIIAITAVFAIGSVIFAINQPNIYKSEALLAPADSEQGGGGLGALAGQFGGLASMAGINLGGGGGVDKTQMAIEVMKSRQFTSDFIQNHNILPDLMAAKKWNIADNSISYDEDVYNAADNKWLREVQLPFKPEPSMQEAYKEFSKIIAVNAAKDTGMVTVSVEHLSPQVAQQWVNWLVADINNEMKQRDVAEANRSKAFLQTQIQQTNVADIRTILYKLIEEQTKTIMFAEVRDEYVFKTIDPAFVPEEKAKPKRALICVLGTMLGGMLAVMLVLIRYFVRKD; encoded by the coding sequence ATGATGAATAACAAAAACAAACAATTAAATCCTGATGCACAATTTCAACCTTATGCCACTCAACCAATGGGAAGCGCTCAAGACGACGAAATCGATCTTCGTGAGCTTTTTTCTGTAATTTGGCAAGGTAAGTGGTTAATTATTGCCATCACTGCAGTGTTTGCTATTGGCTCAGTTATTTTTGCCATTAATCAGCCGAATATTTATAAGTCAGAAGCGCTATTAGCGCCTGCTGACTCAGAGCAAGGTGGCGGTGGTTTAGGTGCGCTGGCCGGACAGTTTGGTGGTCTAGCCAGTATGGCTGGCATCAACTTAGGTGGCGGTGGTGGTGTTGATAAAACCCAAATGGCAATTGAGGTGATGAAATCACGTCAATTTACCAGTGACTTTATTCAAAATCACAATATTTTGCCTGACTTAATGGCGGCTAAAAAATGGAACATAGCAGATAACAGCATCAGTTATGATGAAGATGTATACAACGCTGCCGACAATAAATGGTTACGTGAAGTTCAGCTGCCTTTTAAACCTGAGCCATCAATGCAAGAAGCTTACAAAGAGTTCAGTAAAATTATTGCCGTTAATGCGGCAAAAGATACTGGCATGGTTACTGTGTCAGTAGAGCATCTATCCCCTCAAGTTGCACAGCAATGGGTTAATTGGTTAGTTGCGGACATCAATAACGAAATGAAGCAACGTGATGTTGCTGAAGCCAATCGAAGTAAAGCTTTTTTACAAACACAGATACAACAAACGAATGTCGCGGATATACGCACAATTTTGTACAAATTAATAGAAGAACAAACAAAAACAATCATGTTTGCAGAAGTGCGTGATGAGTATGTGTTTAAAACCATCGATCCTGCGTTTGTTCCAGAAGAAAAAGCCAAACCGAAGCGCGCATTAATCTGTGTTCTAGGCACCATGCTAGGCGGAATGTTGGCTGTAATGTTAGTGTTAATTCGGTATTTTGTCAGAAAAGATTAA
- a CDS encoding SLBB domain-containing protein — translation MLHKTKNALIAGMTAFIILTTQAQAVTPTPQMIEQFKQLPKAEQERVAKQYGIDPSILSGSANNSAAVTNPNVVEPRQNQTNGQSATTKTSEFDFNEDSDKDALKRFGYEMFEGEPTTFAPVTDVPVPSEYMVGPGDVIKVQLYGKESNEYSLTINRDGTVQIPDLGPVSVAGLSFADLRQELSKRIQQQMIGIESNITMGELRSIRIFIAGDAYKPGSYTVSSLSTITQALFVAGGVNEIGSLRNVQVKRNGKLVGAFDLYDLLLRGDASGDINLRSGDVVFIPSIGGLVSVAGEVQRPAIYELKKHETISDVINMAAGIKQGAYPKNSSIERYNANGLKTIINVDLTSAQGNNTLAKAGDYIRVKNASNQYEDAITIVGAVVRPGKYQWKQQRISDLLPSIWGDLLLSADLDYGLIVREINKHGDIETLQFAPGEAITSPNSVQNLRLQPRDKVMIFNVNDDTQNRFELNALVKKRVNKVESLRGDSLLDADLFKAGFETLDSTVTSKYTNQIAGVVLNVDTSAEQTLVGSEVSQMLSNLFEDRDLIKLSHVMSRKELLYPIVTKLTQQGDAQQGMQIVAISGKIRHPGVYPLTNSAKVTDLIKAAGGLLEGAYTERAELTRTQATAAISDIIHKQINLHAAINGNQQENIELEGRDMVTILTTPEWQERKVIEVKGEVKFPGTYNIRRGERLSDVIARAGGFTEYAYPYAAVFVRESVRMQEQLEIKKLANQLRRDLATRGISNDGSSINYSEAQLMLTDLENIQAVGRLVIDLNALKLGIKEADVQLEDSDVLYVPTIKQTVAVMGEVQHPTTHRFKDGLTLDDYLLMSGGSRERGDEDRVYVIKANGSVMMPTHNSWFSNESQISAGDTVIIPLDTEYKDKLTLWSQVTQIIYNSAVAFAAISGI, via the coding sequence GTGTTACATAAAACCAAAAACGCATTGATAGCAGGCATGACAGCCTTTATTATTTTAACCACCCAAGCGCAAGCCGTCACCCCAACGCCGCAAATGATTGAGCAGTTTAAACAATTGCCCAAAGCAGAGCAGGAGCGAGTGGCAAAACAGTATGGTATAGACCCTTCAATACTCTCAGGCAGTGCTAACAATTCAGCTGCTGTGACAAATCCTAATGTTGTTGAACCACGTCAAAATCAAACAAATGGACAATCAGCAACAACTAAAACAAGCGAGTTTGATTTTAATGAAGACAGCGATAAAGACGCTTTAAAACGTTTCGGTTATGAAATGTTCGAAGGTGAACCAACCACTTTTGCACCCGTAACCGATGTACCTGTTCCAAGTGAATATATGGTCGGTCCTGGCGATGTCATTAAGGTTCAGTTATACGGTAAAGAAAGTAACGAATACAGTTTAACCATTAATCGTGATGGCACAGTGCAAATTCCCGATTTAGGCCCAGTATCGGTTGCCGGATTAAGTTTTGCCGATTTACGTCAAGAACTGTCAAAACGCATACAGCAGCAAATGATCGGCATCGAATCGAATATCACTATGGGTGAATTACGCTCAATTCGCATTTTTATCGCCGGCGATGCCTACAAGCCAGGTTCGTACACAGTATCGAGTTTATCAACCATTACCCAAGCGCTATTTGTCGCCGGTGGTGTTAATGAAATCGGTAGCCTGCGTAATGTGCAAGTTAAGCGCAACGGTAAGTTAGTAGGCGCATTTGATTTATACGATTTACTGCTCCGTGGTGATGCCTCTGGCGACATTAACCTTCGTTCAGGTGACGTAGTATTCATTCCATCAATTGGTGGCTTAGTCAGCGTGGCGGGTGAAGTACAACGTCCGGCAATTTACGAGCTGAAAAAGCACGAAACCATTAGTGATGTTATCAACATGGCAGCGGGCATCAAGCAAGGTGCGTATCCTAAAAATAGCAGTATTGAGCGTTATAATGCCAATGGCTTAAAAACCATTATCAATGTCGATTTAACGTCTGCACAAGGCAACAACACCTTAGCTAAAGCGGGTGATTATATTCGGGTTAAAAATGCCTCTAATCAATATGAAGATGCTATCACCATTGTGGGTGCCGTCGTTCGTCCGGGTAAATACCAGTGGAAGCAACAGCGAATAAGCGATCTACTGCCGTCTATTTGGGGCGATTTATTATTATCTGCCGATTTAGATTACGGTTTGATTGTGCGTGAAATAAACAAACATGGCGACATCGAAACGCTGCAATTTGCCCCTGGCGAAGCCATTACGTCACCCAATTCTGTGCAAAACCTGCGCTTACAGCCTCGCGACAAGGTGATGATATTTAATGTTAATGATGATACTCAAAATCGCTTTGAATTAAATGCACTGGTTAAAAAACGGGTTAATAAAGTGGAATCCCTTAGAGGTGACTCATTACTGGATGCAGACCTTTTTAAAGCAGGATTTGAAACCTTAGACAGTACGGTAACAAGCAAATATACCAATCAAATAGCGGGCGTGGTATTAAATGTAGACACATCTGCAGAGCAAACGCTGGTTGGCAGTGAAGTGTCTCAGATGCTGTCAAATTTATTTGAGGACAGAGACTTAATTAAACTCAGTCATGTTATGTCACGCAAAGAATTATTGTACCCCATAGTGACCAAACTTACCCAGCAGGGTGATGCACAACAAGGCATGCAAATTGTCGCCATCAGCGGTAAAATTCGACACCCAGGGGTATACCCGTTAACAAACTCTGCAAAAGTTACCGACTTAATTAAAGCGGCTGGTGGTCTGTTAGAAGGTGCTTATACTGAGCGAGCAGAACTGACACGTACCCAAGCCACGGCAGCAATATCCGATATCATTCACAAGCAAATTAACCTTCATGCTGCCATTAATGGTAATCAACAAGAAAATATAGAACTTGAAGGTCGCGATATGGTGACTATTCTTACCACGCCAGAATGGCAAGAAAGAAAAGTTATCGAAGTCAAAGGTGAAGTTAAGTTCCCGGGTACCTATAACATCAGGCGCGGTGAGCGATTATCGGATGTTATCGCTAGAGCCGGTGGTTTTACCGAATACGCTTATCCTTATGCCGCGGTATTTGTCCGTGAATCCGTACGGATGCAAGAACAGCTTGAAATTAAAAAGTTAGCCAATCAACTACGCCGAGATCTGGCCACTCGTGGCATTTCAAACGATGGTTCAAGCATTAATTATTCCGAAGCACAGTTGATGTTAACTGACTTAGAAAACATCCAAGCAGTCGGTCGATTAGTTATAGACTTAAATGCACTTAAATTAGGTATTAAAGAAGCGGATGTTCAACTTGAAGACAGCGACGTATTGTACGTGCCAACCATTAAGCAAACCGTCGCCGTTATGGGCGAAGTTCAACACCCTACAACGCATCGATTTAAAGACGGCTTAACCTTAGACGATTACTTATTGATGTCTGGTGGCTCAAGAGAACGTGGCGATGAAGATAGAGTCTACGTCATCAAGGCCAATGGTTCGGTGATGATGCCGACTCACAATAGTTGGTTTAGCAATGAATCACAAATCTCCGCCGGTGATACTGTGATTATTCCGCTAGACACTGAGTACAAAGATAAATTAACCCTTTGGTCGCAAGTCACCCAGATTATTTATAACTCTGCTGTAGCCTTTGCTGCTATCTCAGGGATCTAG
- a CDS encoding DUF4136 domain-containing protein: protein MKKLFIAVAVLALSACSTLKSTSDFDPSVSFDQYKTYSWVVKKNNDAGYHLDGLMDQRIRAAIESQLNQKGISKTDKQTADLLVNYITKVDKKINIDTFNSHYGYNPYYGPRWGLGGSIQTETTVREYEVGTLMVDLVDNKTGKLIWRGTVADTVREQNTPEQRIQIINKAIDAVMMNYPPKPTQ, encoded by the coding sequence ATGAAAAAACTATTTATAGCCGTTGCGGTATTAGCGTTGAGCGCATGTAGTACCTTAAAATCGACTTCAGACTTCGATCCATCGGTATCATTTGATCAATACAAAACCTACTCATGGGTAGTGAAGAAAAATAACGATGCGGGTTATCATTTAGACGGACTCATGGATCAACGTATCCGCGCCGCTATTGAAAGCCAATTAAACCAAAAAGGTATCAGTAAAACAGACAAGCAAACCGCAGATTTATTGGTTAACTACATCACTAAAGTCGATAAAAAAATTAATATCGACACCTTTAACAGTCATTATGGCTATAACCCATATTACGGTCCTCGTTGGGGGTTAGGTGGTAGCATACAAACTGAAACCACAGTGCGCGAATATGAAGTTGGCACCTTAATGGTTGATTTAGTGGATAATAAAACCGGAAAATTGATTTGGCGTGGCACTGTTGCCGATACAGTACGAGAACAGAATACGCCGGAACAACGGATTCAAATCATCAACAAAGCTATTGATGCTGTAATGATGAATTATCCACCCAAGCCAACTCAGTAA
- the rfaH gene encoding transcription/translation regulatory transformer protein RfaH codes for MKSWYLLYCKTRHEIRAQQNLALQQVDSYLPMITQQRTVRNKQKMVTAPLFPSYLFIYFDPQITSVSKIHNTRGANRIVGCREVMTPIDERIISALKRRVQDYVPEEVKPLGKGDKVKFVDGPFKDLEAIFDENNPDKRCHVLFNIMGQQKRILVELTNLQATSKNDPAT; via the coding sequence ATGAAATCTTGGTATTTACTGTATTGCAAAACGCGTCATGAAATACGTGCACAGCAAAATTTGGCGTTGCAACAAGTCGATAGTTATTTACCTATGATCACCCAGCAAAGAACGGTACGTAACAAGCAAAAAATGGTTACGGCGCCTCTTTTCCCTAGCTACCTGTTTATCTATTTCGATCCTCAAATCACTAGCGTGAGCAAAATCCACAATACCCGTGGCGCTAACCGCATTGTTGGTTGTCGAGAAGTGATGACGCCCATTGACGAAAGAATTATTTCAGCACTTAAACGACGAGTTCAAGATTATGTACCAGAAGAGGTAAAACCATTAGGCAAAGGCGATAAAGTCAAATTTGTCGACGGACCGTTTAAAGACCTTGAAGCCATATTCGATGAGAACAACCCAGATAAACGTTGCCATGTGTTATTTAACATTATGGGACAACAGAAACGAATTTTAGTCGAACTTACCAATTTACAAGCTACATCAAAAAATGACCCAGCAACTTAA
- a CDS encoding HAD-IIB family hydrolase: protein MTTRPLIFTDIDGTLLDHYDYSFSHAIDVIEALNERHIPIIANTSKTFAEMEKLQQTIGFNSPFISENGAVIYIPIGYFDQQPQDTFTQGYYWVKEFCQPRTYWLELLTEHAPAFDDDFIGFSTLSVEALCEVTDLSPDNAKLALIRHYGEPLLWQGDEASKQAFIALMTGVGAQMLQGGRFLHVGGDTDKGKAMKWLADVYVKQYHAPVITIALGDSGNDTAMLEAADIAIQIKSPVHDFPVLATKKQSIKSSLYGPKGWAECITQTLLSSSDESQKNQLTFGGA, encoded by the coding sequence ATGACAACACGACCACTTATCTTTACTGACATAGATGGCACTTTACTTGACCATTATGACTATAGCTTTAGTCATGCAATAGACGTGATTGAAGCATTAAATGAACGGCATATTCCTATTATTGCCAATACCAGTAAAACCTTTGCCGAAATGGAAAAGCTCCAACAAACCATTGGTTTTAATTCACCGTTTATTTCAGAAAATGGTGCGGTAATTTATATCCCTATTGGTTACTTTGACCAACAGCCACAAGATACGTTTACCCAAGGATATTATTGGGTAAAAGAGTTTTGTCAGCCGCGAACATATTGGCTCGAATTGTTAACAGAGCATGCACCAGCCTTTGACGATGACTTTATTGGTTTTTCAACGTTGTCGGTTGAAGCGTTATGTGAAGTCACCGATCTGTCACCAGACAATGCCAAGCTGGCATTAATCAGGCACTACGGCGAACCACTACTTTGGCAGGGTGATGAAGCCAGTAAACAAGCCTTTATAGCGTTGATGACCGGTGTTGGTGCTCAAATGCTCCAGGGCGGACGATTTCTACATGTTGGCGGTGATACCGATAAAGGCAAGGCCATGAAATGGTTAGCCGATGTGTATGTCAAGCAATATCACGCACCTGTTATTACCATTGCACTGGGTGACAGTGGTAATGACACGGCCATGCTCGAAGCTGCCGATATTGCCATACAAATTAAGTCACCTGTTCATGACTTTCCTGTATTAGCGACAAAAAAACAAAGTATTAAAAGCAGTCTATACGGTCCTAAAGGGTGGGCTGAATGTATAACCCAAACGCTATTGTCGTCATCGGATGAATCACAGAAAAACCAACTAACATTTGGAGGGGCGTAA
- the ruvX gene encoding Holliday junction resolvase RuvX, whose product MQPQTVLGFDYGTKSIGVAIGQAITASATPLLSIKAVDGIPNWDDIDKLLKEWQPDLVVVGLPLNMDGTEQEMTQRARKFANRINGRFGVKIATQDERLTTADAKARLFELGGFKALTKGQIDAVSAVLIIESYFENQF is encoded by the coding sequence ATGCAACCACAAACCGTTTTAGGGTTCGACTACGGCACCAAAAGTATTGGTGTCGCTATAGGTCAAGCCATTACTGCTAGTGCCACGCCTTTACTATCAATTAAAGCGGTTGATGGGATCCCTAATTGGGATGATATCGATAAATTATTAAAAGAATGGCAACCAGACCTTGTCGTCGTCGGCCTACCGTTAAATATGGATGGCACCGAACAAGAAATGACTCAACGAGCACGAAAATTTGCTAACCGAATTAACGGTCGTTTTGGGGTTAAAATTGCCACCCAAGATGAACGCTTAACCACTGCCGATGCTAAAGCTCGCTTATTCGAACTCGGTGGCTTTAAAGCGTTAACCAAAGGTCAAATTGATGCGGTTTCAGCGGTATTAATTATCGAAAGTTATTTTGAAAATCAATTTTAA
- a CDS encoding four helix bundle protein, with amino-acid sequence MRFEQLDVWKRASRLSCQIYQLTESVSNWGFKDQITRSGLSVPSNIAEGEERETLKEKIRFLYYAKGSLGELVTQLYIGAEIEYLDKQMAMSMVKEAKELAKILGALIKQKQAQIKEDNADYQTK; translated from the coding sequence ATGCGTTTCGAACAACTGGATGTGTGGAAAAGAGCTTCTAGATTGTCTTGTCAAATTTATCAGTTGACGGAATCAGTCAGTAACTGGGGTTTTAAAGATCAAATTACACGTTCAGGATTATCTGTTCCCTCAAACATCGCGGAGGGAGAGGAACGTGAAACCCTAAAAGAAAAGATAAGGTTTTTGTATTACGCAAAAGGGTCTCTAGGTGAGCTTGTAACTCAGTTATATATCGGAGCGGAAATCGAATACCTTGATAAACAAATGGCTATGTCGATGGTAAAAGAAGCTAAAGAGTTAGCCAAAATTTTAGGTGCTCTTATAAAACAAAAACAAGCACAGATTAAAGAAGATAACGCCGATTACCAAACAAAGTGA
- a CDS encoding sugar phosphorylase, producing the protein MSVMEVLQQKLQQQLSCIYNDIDLDMSTSELAVQLIDIMRITEYCQVPAPFVNHWSEKDIIMITYADSVLQQGERPLTTLAQFIDSYLSCINAVHILPFFPYSSDDGFSVIDYSSINEGLGSWADISAIASKRRLMSDLVINHCSSRSLWFEHFCKGEGVGHDYFFTADPEDDLSAVVRPRTSALLRPTETPNGTQHVWCTFSHDQVDFDFRNPQVLIEFVRIIRQYLDAGISIFRLDAVAFLWKIVGSKSINLPQTHEIVRLLRTLIEHAQQDAIIITETNIPNTQNLTYFGNANEAHSIYNFSLPPLLINSLITGSCLYLKRWLMSMPPAQDGTTYFNFIASHDGIGLRPAEGLLDDDEIDTLVDTMQQFGGQISSRTTEDGQQKPYEMNIALFDALQGTTKGKDAWGMQRFVCAHTIMLALEGIPGIYIHSLLGTRNDYEKLANTSHNRAINRHRWDLNQLTEQLSDTNSDHSQVLTALTHLINIRTQQSAFHPNATQFTLHLGLQLFGFWRQSRNRKQSIFCVSNVSDQVTTLPINELNLTIADYWIDLLTGQQIEDITQPMQLQPYQTVWISN; encoded by the coding sequence ATGTCAGTAATGGAAGTATTACAGCAAAAGCTGCAGCAACAACTTAGCTGCATTTACAATGATATCGACCTCGACATGAGCACCTCAGAGTTGGCGGTTCAACTCATCGACATCATGCGCATAACTGAGTATTGCCAAGTACCAGCACCTTTTGTTAATCATTGGTCTGAAAAAGACATCATTATGATCACTTATGCTGACAGTGTGCTCCAACAAGGTGAGCGTCCACTCACAACCCTGGCGCAATTTATCGACAGCTATTTAAGTTGCATCAATGCGGTGCATATATTACCGTTTTTTCCCTACAGCTCAGACGATGGTTTTTCCGTTATCGACTACTCAAGCATTAACGAAGGTCTAGGCTCGTGGGCAGACATTAGTGCCATTGCCAGCAAGCGACGATTAATGTCAGATCTAGTCATCAATCATTGTTCCAGCCGCAGTTTATGGTTTGAACATTTTTGTAAAGGTGAGGGCGTGGGTCATGACTATTTCTTTACCGCCGATCCGGAGGATGATTTAAGCGCGGTGGTTCGGCCCAGAACCTCAGCCCTACTCAGGCCAACTGAGACACCTAACGGCACTCAACATGTATGGTGTACGTTTAGCCACGACCAAGTCGATTTTGATTTTCGTAATCCACAAGTGTTAATTGAGTTTGTACGAATAATTCGGCAATATTTAGATGCTGGGATCAGTATTTTTCGCCTAGATGCGGTGGCTTTTTTATGGAAAATAGTGGGCAGTAAATCAATTAACTTACCGCAAACCCATGAAATAGTCCGTTTGTTGCGTACATTAATCGAGCATGCCCAACAAGACGCCATTATTATTACCGAAACCAATATCCCTAACACCCAAAACTTGACCTATTTTGGTAATGCTAACGAAGCACACAGCATTTATAACTTTTCACTGCCACCATTGTTAATCAACAGCCTTATTACCGGTAGTTGCTTGTACTTAAAGCGTTGGCTTATGAGCATGCCGCCCGCACAAGATGGCACAACCTACTTTAATTTTATTGCCTCCCACGATGGCATCGGCCTTCGTCCAGCAGAGGGGTTACTCGACGACGATGAGATAGATACACTCGTCGACACCATGCAACAATTCGGTGGCCAAATATCATCACGAACCACAGAAGATGGTCAGCAAAAACCATACGAAATGAACATAGCCCTGTTTGATGCGCTGCAAGGTACCACTAAAGGCAAAGACGCTTGGGGCATGCAACGTTTTGTGTGTGCCCATACCATTATGTTAGCGCTAGAAGGTATTCCAGGTATTTATATTCATAGTTTATTGGGAACCCGCAACGACTATGAAAAGCTGGCAAACACGTCACATAATCGTGCTATTAACCGTCATCGTTGGGATCTCAATCAATTAACTGAGCAGCTAAGTGATACCAATAGCGACCATAGCCAAGTGTTAACCGCGCTGACTCATTTAATTAATATTCGCACCCAGCAAAGTGCTTTTCATCCCAATGCCACCCAGTTCACCCTGCACTTAGGCTTACAATTATTTGGTTTCTGGCGTCAAAGTCGTAACCGTAAACAGAGCATCTTCTGCGTCAGTAACGTATCTGATCAAGTCACCACGCTACCCATTAATGAACTTAATCTTACTATTGCCGACTACTGGATAGATCTATTAACCGGCCAACAGATTGAAGACATCACCCAACCCATGCAACTGCAACCCTATCAAACAGTGTGGATCAGTAACTAG